The stretch of DNA GCGGCATAGGAATACGCTACCTGCCCTTTCCCCAGTGCAGGGCGGCAATTCCACCGCTGAGGTTGCGATAACCTACGTCCGAGAAGCCGCCGGCGCGCAGCCATTCGGCGAGCTCTTTTTGCGCAGGAAACTTTCGCACTGAATCGGGCAAGTAGGTGTAGGCCTTTCCATCGCCGGAGATCAAAGCGCCAACCCTTGGAAGGACGTGATGGAAATAGAAGTTAAAGGCGGGGCCCATCAGTGGCACGACAGGTTTCGAGAACTCCAGAACCACGAGAGCGCCGCCCGGCTTCAGCACTCGCCGCATTTCGTTTAGGCCACGCTGCGGATCCTGAAGATTGCGTAATCCGAATGCAATCGTCACGGCATCGAAGGCGTTA from Terriglobia bacterium encodes:
- the ubiE gene encoding bifunctional demethylmenaquinone methyltransferase/2-methoxy-6-polyprenyl-1,4-benzoquinol methylase UbiE — encoded protein: MMEREYSGPDSRRVQEMFAAIAHRYDFLNHFLSVSIDRRWRRFAVNKIRELLKDVRPSLCLDCCSGTGDLAIALERGLDCPVIASDFCHPMLVRALPKCKTLQVTNIEADALNLPLPDNAFDAVTIAFGLRNLQDPQRGLNEMRRVLKPGGALVVLEFSKPVVPLMGPAFNFYFHHVLPRVGALISGDGKAYTYLPDSVRKFPAQKELAEWLRAGGFSDVGYRNLSGGIAALHWGKGR